One window of the Cardiocondyla obscurior isolate alpha-2009 linkage group LG05, Cobs3.1, whole genome shotgun sequence genome contains the following:
- the LOC139102772 gene encoding uncharacterized protein, which yields MAEAAKQLLLTQGQLQRSIVRAVDNLKKLGRANVTSATLRSRITSLKENWALFFRGHSELLNSVTDETKVSIPYFKDNIYDAVEDAYQSALDFMNKSLETLEPPAVSLNQTGTDSSSGHARSNFSLSHLPPISLPPFDGNLDKWEQFRDRFNSLIIQNRDLTDFARMHYLLSCLTGCALECVRDLAVTADNFDSAWQALNSRFENKRRLIRTHLSTLFNLPVISRESAGDLQALLDKVTSSLTSLKNLNRRPKDLWSDILVHIICQRLDASSRKSWSIKTSDSDDLPSYTDLLEFLRHRRRALDDLVVPASRQIVAKPSPRKITASTASSNLAPVPATAVSPVSAPANAHHVSSPAGPAFRCPICQARYYFNSCPSFVKGSLSHRRSLVQTHKRCFNCLGGNHVSRDCPSKYTCRTCHQKHYSLLHDDASEGSHSSSTQERPGTEVSEANGPHAKVTSLVASRAPSREAIPVLLATAWISVVGPCGRELRVRALIDQGSEMTFVSESVANLLRLKRVRCPVTISAVGGKNAGTYKFATRVVISSVENRAPSLEILALILPKLTSYSPRCASGLQSLSHLRGLKLADVDPTNGEPINMILGADIYSEIILEGLKKRAPGQLIAQNSIFGWILSGPVEARDSDASGVLPPPRIAVHLSVTQDTDAVDLTDALERFWISEEPPEHHAPSIEDEQCESHFVNSHSRRPDGRYVVRLPFKNPPPLEIGHSRSRALNCIRALLRRFRSNPDLASEYRDFMNEYASLGHMRLASPSDRQTVFIPHHPVFRPDSVTSRIRVVFNASSRTTNGSSLNDLMYAGPKLQTDLPTIIFKWRLCRYVCTADIAKMYRQILVDERDVDFQRILWQPDSRDDVCEYQLLTVTYGTACAPFLALRVLKQLAHDDGHEFPLARAVLNNHIYVDDVLFGADTVDHLVEKRDQLTTLLQRGGFTLRKWASNSARLLSDIDPVDHGLACSPIPVSDEQLKILGTHWMPFSDEFQFRISAPESVPRTKRSILSIIAKLYDPMGWVTPTIICAKIIIQHLWKLKISFRGGSELTLPRGLSSCTDSRTPPAKPTPP from the exons ATGGCTGAGGCTGCGAAGCAATTGTTGCTCACGCAAGGACAATTGCAACGATCAATCGTGCGCGCAGTTGACAACCTGAAAAAATTAGGTCGTGCCAATGTCACATCTGCCACCCTGCGGTCTCGGATCACCTCCCTTAAAGAAAACTGGGCGCTGTTCTTCCGCGGGCACTCTGAGCTACTTAATTCAGTCACGGATGAAACAAAGGTGTCGATTCCCTACTTCAAGGACAACATCTATGATGCCGTTGAAGACGCCTATCAGAGTGCCTTAGACTTCATGAACAAATCGCTTGAAACATTGGAACCGCCGGCCGTGAGTTTAAATCAAACAGGCACTGACTCGTCTTCTGGTCACGCTCGGTCGAATTTCTCTCTGTCCCATCTACCGCCGATTTCCTTGCCTCCGTTTGATGGCAATTTAGATAAATGGGAACAATTTCGCGACCGGTTTAACTCGTTGATTATTCAGAACCGCGATCTAACGGATTTTGCGCGCATGCATTACCTGTTATCGTGCCTCACTGGTTGCGCCCTTGAATGCGTTCGCGATCTCGCTGTCACCGCGGACAATTTTGACAGCGCCTGGCAAGCCTTAAACTCGCGGTTTGAGAACAAGCGACGGTTAATTCGCACGCATTTGTCCACGCTGTTTAATCTCCCcgttatttcgcgagagtCCGCAGGAGATTTACAAGCTTTACTGGATAAAGTCACCTCGTCGCTCACCTCACTGAAAAATCTAAATCGGCGACCGAAGGATTTGTGGAGCGATATCCTGGTGCACATCATTTGTCAGCGCCTCGATGCGTCGTCGCGAAAATCGTGGAGCATAAAAACAAGTGATTCCGATGATCTTCCGTCGTATACGGATTTACTCGAGTTTCTTCGACATCGTCGCCGCGCGCTGGACGATCTAGTCGTTCCTGCGTCGCGCCAGATCGTTGCCAAGCCATCCCCTCGCAAAATAACTGCGTCCACGGCATCTTCGAATCTCGCGCCCGTACCGGCCACTGCCGTCTCACCCGTCTCCGCTCCCGCAAATGCGCATCATGTGTCCTCACCAGCGGGTCCGGCCTTTCGATGCCCGATTTGCCAAgctcgatattattttaactctTGTCCGTCATTTGTAAAAGGGAGTTTGAGCCATCGTCGCAGTCTTGTTCAAACGCATAAACGTTGTTTTAACTGCTTAGGCGGGAATCATGTAAGTCGTGATTGCCCTAGCAAATATACTTGCCGTACTTGCCATCAGAAGCATTATTCGTTGCTTCACGACGACGCTTCCGAGGGCTCACACTCATCTTCGACGCAGGAGAGGCCGGGTACAGAAGTCTCTGAGGCGAATGGCCCTCACGCGAAGGTCACATCGCTCGTCGCGTCACGCGCTCCGTCTCGGGAAGCGATACCTGTTTTGCTCGCCACCGCTTGGATTTCTGTTGTCGGTCCCTGTGGTCGGGAACTCCGCGTTCGTGCGTTAATCGACCAAGGCTCAGAAATGACGTTTGTATCCGAGTCAGTCGCAAATCTACTGCGTCTCAAGCGAGTTCGGTGCCCTGTTACGATCTCCGCCGTCGGCGGTAAAAACGCCGGCACGTACAAATTCGCGACTCGCGTCGTTATCTCTTCTGTCGAAAATCGTGCTCCGTCACTCGAAATTCTCGCGTTGATTCTGCCGAAGCTAACGTCGTATTCACCGCGGTGCGCTTCGGGGCTCCAATCTCTGTCACACCTTCGCGGACTCAAACTTGCCGATGTCGATCCCACGAACGGAGAGCCAATTAATATGATATTAGGCGCGGACATTTATAGCGAGATCATTTTAGAAGGGTTGAAAAAAAGAGCTCCGGGTCAACTCATAGCACAAAATTCAATATTCGGCTGGATTCTCTCGGGCCCTGTCGAGGCTCGCGATTCCGATGCGAGCGGTGTTCTTCCACCCCCCCGAATCGCCGTTCATCTCTCGGTCACGCAAGACACCGACGCCGTCGATCTCACCGATGCGCTTGAGCGATTTTGGATCAGTGAGGAGCCGCCCGAACACCACGCGCCGTCAATTGAGGACGAGCAATGCGAATCGCATTTTGTAAATTCGCATTCGCGCCGACCCGATGGTCGTTACGTTGTCCGTCTCCCGTTTAAGAATCCGCCTCCGCTCGAAATCGGGCATTCTAGATCACGGGCGCTGAATTGTATTCGCGCGTTGTTGCGTCGGTTTCGTTCGAATCCGGACTTGGCCTCGGAATATCGCGATTTCATGAACGAATATGCATCGCTCGGGCATATGCGTCTCGCTTCTCCGTCGGATAGGCAAACCGTGTTCATTCCGCACCATCCCGTTTTTCGTCCCGACAGCGTAACTTCTCGGATTCGCGTCGTTTTCAATGCGTCCAGCCGCACAACAAATGGCTCCAGCCTAAACGATCTAATGTACGCCGGTCCGAAACTGCAGACTGATTTGCCGACGATCATTTTTAAATGGCGATTATGTCGGTACGTGTGCACAGCGGACATCGCCAAGATGTACCGCCAGATTCTTGTCGATGAAAGGGACGTCGATTTTCAGCGCATTCTATGGCAGCCGGATTCGCGGGACGATGTTTGCGAGTATCAATTATTAACCGTTACGTACGGCACAGCGTGTGCTCCGTTTCTCGCCTTGCGCGTGCTCAAGCAATTGGCGCACGACGATGGTCACGAATTTCCGCTCGCGCGGGCTGTGCTAAACAATCACATCTACGTCGACGATGTCTTGTTCGGCGCCGATACGGTCGATCACCTCGTCGAAAAGCGCGATCAGCTTACGACGTTATTACAGCGCGGCGGTTTCACATTGCGAAAATGGGCAAGCAACTCGGCCCGACTCCTATCCGATATCGACCCCGTCGACCATGGGCTAGCATGTAGCCCGATTCCTGTTTCCgacgaacaattaaaaatcctCGGCACTCACTGGATGCCTTTTTCGGACGAGTTTCAGTTTCGAATCTCCGCTCCCGAGTCGGTTCCACGTACGAAGCGCTCAATCTTGTCCATAATCGCTAAATTATACGACCCGATGGGTTGGGTTACTCCTACGATTATCTGCGCTAAGATAATCATTCAACATCTGTGGAAGCTGAAGATCTC ATTCCGCGGTGGGTCGGAATTGACGCTGCCTCGCGGACTATCGAGCTGCACGGATTCGCGGACGCCTCCAGCGAAGCCTACGCCGCCGTAA
- the LOC139102667 gene encoding uncharacterized protein: protein MDHYRKLIILLLLTISISSTHGIIGYDCGSAAANLTTLSLIDLEECDIPTVSINTTQVYLQLLQIDDFTSVKVIQCKVEIDRMIKKCGMFSHTMEVHNGKYSYIHEVSREVCQHMHLDGTFTIGNTLITGLKPNATASRPVVLAGSVDNDGACSGAAYSDPYGTWEQVIVLSTIKITLQDYSANIRLNSNQVLLRSGVVCELKATRCTDMEGGNTFWEPQPGDTCNLRGYSLLYRGIAESITDYNVEPPQIVYTINQRDIVFALTRTGEYTSCGFTLTQTEHPKLVIFLTDPNGYIFKNYRSSASYDLFTYVNSKFVYVERHVRQQFNLLYRNVILEQCRLELQLLRNSLAIATQSPDIFAFHFMKGPGYMAVSTGEVIHIIKCVPTEVKIASTEECYDQLPVIRGNETYFLTPQTHILLQQGTQINCNPLAPAMFRLDNSWYKFLPRPVESVRPTVMKPMTRPTWKYVSPGSLATSGIYTQTDLDDLKNHIMFPAERPAILNTLARGIMGEPTLIQGGSISNLIDKASIERIAISTWQKFWSKFLIFGNISAGLMGIYLTCRAIKLLIDTLVHGYALHTVYGWSIYLIGAIWDSITNLLLHLGKGRNKYEKASAPKQDPETTFTQNHLEMENLHPKVYPTIPVEKTATYTFELKE, encoded by the coding sequence atgGACCATTACCGCAAACTAATTATACTCTTGTTACTAACAATATCGATCTCTTCCACCCACGGGATAATAGGATATGATTGTGGCTCAGCAGCAGCTAATCTAACAACACTATCTCTTATCGACTTAGAAGAATGTGACATTCCGACCGTCTCAATAAACACTACACAAGTTTATCTACAGCTACTTCAAATAGACGATTTTACAAGTGTGAAAGTTATACAATGCAAAGTGGAAATAGACAGgatgattaaaaaatgcggAATGTTTTCGCACACCATGGAAGTACATAATGGAAAATATTCATACATACACGAAGTCTCAAGAGAAGTATGTCAACATATGCATCTGGATGGAACATTTACAATTGGCAACACACTAATAACCGGATTAAAACCGAATGCTACCGCAAGCCGTCCTGTGGTCCTGGCCGGAAGTGTGGACAACGACGGAGCCTGTTCCGGAGCCGCCTACTCCGATCCTTATGGAACATGGGAGCAAGTCATCGTATTAAGCACTATCAAGATAACGCTACAAGATTATTCTGCAAACATCCGACTAAATTCTAATCAAGTGCTATTAAGATCCGGAGTTGTATGCGAATTAAAAGCTACACGTTGCACCGATATGGAAGGAGGTAATACCTTCTGGGAACCCCAGCCGGGCGACACTTGCAATCTACGAGGATACAGTCTTTTATACAGAGGGATCGCCGAAAGCATAACTGATTATAACGTGGAACCACCTCAGATCGTATATACCATAAATCAAAGAGATATAGTATTCGCTTTAACCAGGACAGGCGAATATACAAGCTGCGGATTTACATTAACGCAGACCGAACACCcgaaattagtaatatttttaacagatCCAAATggatacatatttaaaaattacagatCCTCGGCATCCTACGATTTATTTACATATGTTAATTCAAAATTCGTTTATGTAGAAAGGCATGTACGacagcaatttaatttattatacagaaatgtaatattagAACAATGCAGATtagaattacaattattaagaaattctTTAGCAATAGCAACACAATCACCAGATATTTTCGCTTTTCACTTCATGAAAGGACCAGGATACATGGCCGTATCAACAGGAGAAGTAATTCacattataaaatgtgtaccCACGGAAGTAAAAATTGCAAGTACAGAGGAATGTTATGATCAACTTCCAGTAATAAGAGGGAACGAAACTTATTTCCTAACACCACAAACACATATACTATTACAACAGGGGACTCAAATAAACTGTAATCCTTTGGCTCCAGCAATGTTCAGATTAGATAACTCGTGGTATAAATTTTTGCCAAGACCAGTAGAATCAGTGCGACCTACAGTCATGAAACCAATGACAAGACCGACTTGGAAATATGTGAGCCCAGGATCATTAGCCACGAGCGGAATATACACACAAACAGATTTAGATGATTTGAAAAATCACATAATGTTTCCGGCCGAACGACCAGCCATTCTTAACACTCTTGCACGAGGAATCATGGGCGAACCAACATTAATCCAAGGAGGCTCAATCTCTAATTTAATTGACAAAGCATCAATAGAAAGAATCGCAATATCAACTTGGCAAAAGTTTTGGAgcaaattcttaatttttggCAATATCAGCGCAGGATTAATGGGAATATATCTTACTTGCAGAGCAATCAAACTATTAATAGATACTCTCGTACATGGCTATGCCTTACACACGGTTTACGGATGGTCAATCTACTTGATAGGAGCAATCTGGGATTCTATAACCAACCTACTACTACATCTGGGAAAAGGAAGGAACAAATACGAAAAGGCCAGCGCTCCTAAACAGGATCCAGAAACAACGTTCACCCAGAATCATCTAGAAATGGAAAATTTACATCCAAAAGTTTATCCAACAATACCAGTAGAAAAAACAGCAACATATACGttcgaattaaaagaataa